In Xiphophorus hellerii strain 12219 chromosome 4, Xiphophorus_hellerii-4.1, whole genome shotgun sequence, a single genomic region encodes these proteins:
- the nedd4a gene encoding E3 ubiquitin-protein ligase NEDD4-like isoform X2 has translation MARQLRLHFASRRSNTDPLSEGLSCHGEESRVSVSAHGPAENLAHSSVHLKVTPLSPEFASSQSSSVFISRVNSGGCNKKSVLQISLQPCGKPSGELEGSVEDGEAGVGVGSDGGSCNSSMASDAGYCSSNSIFEPELPEKHRSSQERPQVCRRSKVPLRRCSSLVIIPRSPCSTPPASPVGSAALFALPPLRGSQQPVLQAPASEFLQADEEVTSKEPNGPSLSGHNQPKGNYSSEFRDSKHTVHFNIPLEDEPKCKLEDKTAVMEQSSNLHSSSVMLRFAHQRPMASAKRAASVASGSSQLPDAHYPAGLSERQGEAHKKLYRSTSACLFSSSKQPEKNSRVCSSGKGQGKHCHRAIQRSFSLEVPYANTGISCHVSNPKLSSPLSPHVHIHLSPCCPAKVPAYPDNFKKSHKGNRETRDDFLGQVDVPLNQIPTENPNAQRPYTFKDFLLHPRSHKSRVKGHLRLKMTYLPKNLGSEEETADQTEDSDPGWELLDQDMSGPRQSQLLPPLPPGWEERQDNLGRNYFVNHVTRTTQWHRPTMQQVIEESHRPQNNNTDVEPAFITRRQISEHDENATPQESPESWEIITEDESTLYPRNHQLTSTSSSEPPAFSSFSDENRNLCVSRSTTRELRSSQNNQMSNSNHSSLRESSQTSAREEQPISPVLLPSSPQLPPGWEEKRDNKGRRYYVNHNTRTTTWVRPVIQKPADSPAAPAAAAAAAAPAAAAPAAAPQSESAPPQNSSPPSQPAAVSPADATQPGPSAEASADFGSLPQGWEVRSAPNGRPFFINHNTKTTTWEDPRLRIPVQKRRTGSLDPKDLGPLPPGWEERIHGDGRIFYIDHNTKVTQWEDPRLQNSAITGPAVPYSRDYKQKYEYFRKKLIKPADIPNRFELKLKRNSVLEDSYRRILAVKRPELLKARLWVEFEGEKGLDYGGLAREWFFLMSKEMFNPYYGLFEYSATDNYTLQINPNSGLCNEDHLTYFKFIGRVAGMAVFHGKLLDAFFIRPFYKMMLQKPITLQDMESVDSEYFNSLKWILDNDPEDLDLRFTIDEELFGETRQHDLKPDGSEIVVTNENKREYIDLVMQWRFVNRIQKQMTAFKEGFFELIPRDLIRIFDGNELELLMCGLGDVDVNDWRQNTKYKNGYCGDHMVIQWFWKTVLLMDAEKRIRLLQFVTGTSRVPMNGFAELYGSNGPQLFTIEQWGTSDKLPRAHTCFNRLDLPPYESFEELREKLNIAIENAQGFDGVD, from the exons ATGGCACGTCAGCTCCGCTTGCATTTCGCGTCAAGACGAAGCAACACGGACCCCCTCTCTGAAGGCCTCAGCTGCCATGGTGAGGAAAGCAGAGTCAGTGTGTCAGCGCACGGCCCCGCAGAGAATCTGGCGCACAGCTCAGTCCACTTGAAGGTGACTCCTCTGTCACCAGAGTTTGCCAGCAGTCAAAGCTCTTCAGTCTTCATATCCAGGGTTAATTCCGGAGGCTGCAACAAGAAGAGCGTTCTGCAAATCTCGCTGCAGCCGTGCGGAAAACCAAGCGGCGAGTTGGAAGGGAGCGTGGAGGATGGAGAGGCCGGCGTTGGTGTCGGTTCTGACGGAGGATCGTGCAACAGCAGCATGGCCAGCGACGCCGGGtactgcagcagcaacagcatctTTGAGCCAGAGCTTCCAGAAAAGCACAGGAGCAGCCAGGAGAGGCCCCAGGTCTGCCGCAGGTCCAAGGTCCCATTGCGGCGGTGCTCTTCCCTAGTCATTATTCCAAGGAGCCCTTGCAGCACGCCGCCCGCGTCTCCCGTAGGCTCTGCGGCTCTGTTTGCTCTGCCCCCGTTACGGGGATCTCAGCAGCCGGTTCTCCAGGCACCTGCCAGTGAATTCCTCCAAGCAGACGAAGAAGTGACGAGTAAAGAGCCGAACGGCCCTTCTCTAAGTGGCCACAATCAGCCAAAAGGAAACTACTCTTCCGAGTTTAGGGACTCAAAACACACGGTACACTTTAACATCCCGCTAGAGGATGAACCAAAATGCAAACTGGAGGACAAGACTGCAGTTATGGAGCAGTCGTCTAATCTTCACTCTAGCAGCGTGATGCTACGCTTTGCCCACCAAAGACCAATGGCATCGGCAAAACGAGCCGCATCTGTGGCTTCGGGCAGTTCACAACTCCCCGATGCTCATTACCCGGCTGGACTCTCTGAAAGACAAGGCGAAGCCCACAAAAAACTTTATCGGAGTACCTCTGCTTGCTTGTTTTCCTCATCTAAGCAACCTGAGAAAAACAGTAGGGTCTGTTCATCGGGGAAGGGTCAAGGGAAACACTGTCATCGTGCCATTCAGAGGAGCTTTTCCCTTGAGGTGCCTTACGCTAACACCGGGATTTCATGTCACGTTTCAAACCCAAAACTCAGCAGCCCTCTTTCTCCACATGTACACATTCATTTGTCTCCTTGCTGCCCTGCAAAGGTTCCCGCTTACCCCGACAACTTCAAAAAGAGCCACAAAGGAAACAGGGAG ACACGTGATGACTTTCTTGGACAGGTGGACGTTCCTTTAAATCAGATACCG ACAGAAAATCCTAACGCACAAAGACCATACACATTCAAGGATTTTCTGCTCCACCCACGAAG CCATAAGtccagggtcaaaggtcatctaCGTCTCAAAATGACCTACCTGCCGAAGAACTTGGGCTCAGAAGAGGAGACGGCAGATCAGACAGAGGACTCAGAT CCAGGCTGGGAGCTTCTGGATCAGGACATGTCGGGCCCCAGGCAGAGTCAGctgctgcctcctcttcctccgggCTGGGAGGAGCGGCAGGACAACCTCGGCAGGAACTACTTCGTCAACCACGTGACCAGAACCACGCAGTGGCACCGGCCCACCATGCA GCAGGTCATCGAGGAGAGTCACCGGCCGCAGAACAATAACACAGATGTGGAACCTGCCTTCATTACACGCAGACAGATCTCAGAGCACGATGAGAACGCCACACCGCAGGAGTCTCCAGAG AGCTGGGAGATCATCACCGAGGACGAATCCACTTTGTACCCCAGAAACCATCAGCTCACATCAACTTCCTCCAGCGAGCCGCCGGCGTTCTCCTCGTTCAGCGACGAGAACAGGAACCTTTGTGTTTCACGATCCACAACTAGAGAGCTGCGCAGTTCACAGAAT AATCAAATGAGTAATTCAAACCATTCCAGCCTCAGAGAAAGTTCTCAGACTTCTGCAAGAGAGGAACAACCTATCAGTCCCGTG TTACTTCCCTCGTCACCTCAGTTGCCTCCAGGCTGGGAGGAGAAGCGTGACAATAAAGGAAGACGCTACTATGTCAACCACAACACCCGAACCACCACATGGGTGCGTCCAGTCATTCAG AAACCTGCAGACTCACCAGCAGCACCGGCGGCAGCAGCGGCA GCAGCGGCACCGGCGGCAGCGGCACCGGCGGCGGCACCACAGAGTGAATCTGCGCCGCCTCAGAACTCCAGCCCGCCGTCCCAGCCGGCGGCGGTCAGCCCTGCAGACGCCACTCAGCCCGGACCGAGCGCAGAGGCCTCCGCTGATTTCGGCTCCTTACCGCAGGGCTGGGAGGTGCGCAGCGCTCCGAACGGAAGACCTTTTTTTATCAATCACAACACAAAGACGACCACCTGG GAAGATCCCAGGCTTAGGATTCCTGTGCAGAAGAGGAGGACCGGCTCACTCGACCCCAAAGACCTCGGCCCGCTGCCA CCTGGATGGGAGGAGCGGATCCACGGAGATGGCAGGATATTCTACATTGATCACA aCACCAAAGTCACACAGTGGGAAGATCCCAGATTGCAGAACTCGGCTATAACTGGTCCA GCTGTGCCTTACTCTCGAGATTACAAGCAGAAGTACGAGTATTTCAGAAAGAAGCTGATCAAACCG GCCGACATCCCGAACCGCTTTGAGCTGAAGCTGAAACGAAACTCGGTGCTGGAGGATTCCTACAGACGCATCCTGGCGGTGAAGCGGCCGGAGCTGCTGAAGGCTCGACTGTGGGTGGAGTTCGAGGGAGAAAAGGGCCTGGACTACGGCGGCTTGGCCAGAGAGTGGTTCTTCCTCATGTCCAAGGAGATGTTCAACCCGTACTATGGACTGTTCGAGTATTCTGCCAC AGACAACTACACGCTGCAGATCAACCCCAACTCCGGTTTGTGTAATGAAGACCACCTCACCTACTTCAAGTTTATTGGTCGTGTGGCTGGCATGGCGGTGTTTCACGGCAAACTCCTTGATG CATTCTTCATCCGGCCGTTCTACAAGATGATGCTGCAGAAGCCGATCACTCTGCAGGACATGGAGTCTGTC GACAGCGAGTACTTTAACTCCTTAAAGTGGATTTTGGACAACGACCCGGAGGATTTGGACCTGAGGTTCACCATTGATGAGGAGCTGTTTGGAGAG ACTCGCCAGCATGACCTGAAACCGGATGGCTCTGAGATTGTTGTCACTAATGAAAACAAGAGGGAATACATCGA CCTGGTGATGCAGTGGAGATTTGTGAACAGAATACAGAAACAGATGACGGCTTTCAAAGAG ggATTCTTTGAGCTGATACCAAGGGATCTGATCAGGATTTTTGATGGGAATGAGCTTGAG ctGCTCATGTGCGGCCTGGGAGACGTGGACGTGAACGACTGGAGGCAGAACACCAAGTACAAGAACGGTTACTGTGGCGACCACATGGTCATCCAGTGGTTCTGGAAA ACGGTGCTGCTGATGGACGCAGAAAAGAGAATCCGGCTCCTGCAGTTTGTGACGGGGACGTCCAGAGTCCCGATGAACGGGTTCGCAGAACTTTATG GCTCTAACGGACCGCAGCTGTTTACCATCGAGCAATGGGGAACCAGTGATAAACTTCCCAGAGCCCACACCTG CTTCAACCGTCTGGACCTCCCTCCTTACGAGTCGTTCGAGGAGCTCAGGGAGAAGCTCAACATCGCCATCGAGAACGCCCAGGGCTTCGACGGCGTCGACTAA
- the nedd4a gene encoding E3 ubiquitin-protein ligase NEDD4-like isoform X1: MARQLRLHFASRRSNTDPLSEGLSCHGEESRVSVSAHGPAENLAHSSVHLKVTPLSPEFASSQSSSVFISRVNSGGCNKKSVLQISLQPCGKPSGELEGSVEDGEAGVGVGSDGGSCNSSMASDAGYCSSNSIFEPELPEKHRSSQERPQVCRRSKVPLRRCSSLVIIPRSPCSTPPASPVGSAALFALPPLRGSQQPVLQAPASEFLQADEEVTSKEPNGPSLSGHNQPKGNYSSEFRDSKHTVHFNIPLEDEPKCKLEDKTAVMEQSSNLHSSSVMLRFAHQRPMASAKRAASVASGSSQLPDAHYPAGLSERQGEAHKKLYRSTSACLFSSSKQPEKNSRVCSSGKGQGKHCHRAIQRSFSLEVPYANTGISCHVSNPKLSSPLSPHVHIHLSPCCPAKVPAYPDNFKKSHKGNRETRDDFLGQVDVPLNQIPTENPNAQRPYTFKDFLLHPRSHKSRVKGHLRLKMTYLPKNLGSEEETADQTEDSDPGWELLDQDMSGPRQSQLLPPLPPGWEERQDNLGRNYFVNHVTRTTQWHRPTMQQVIEESHRPQNNNTDVEPAFITRRQISEHDENATPQESPESWEIITEDESTLYPRNHQLTSTSSSEPPAFSSFSDENRNLCVSRSTTRELRSSQNNQMSNSNHSSLRESSQTSAREEQPISPVLLPSSPQLPPGWEEKRDNKGRRYYVNHNTRTTTWVRPVIQKPADSPAAPAAAAAPAAAAPAAAAPAAAAPAAAAPAAAAPAAAPQSESAPPQNSSPPSQPAAVSPADATQPGPSAEASADFGSLPQGWEVRSAPNGRPFFINHNTKTTTWEDPRLRIPVQKRRTGSLDPKDLGPLPPGWEERIHGDGRIFYIDHNTKVTQWEDPRLQNSAITGPAVPYSRDYKQKYEYFRKKLIKPADIPNRFELKLKRNSVLEDSYRRILAVKRPELLKARLWVEFEGEKGLDYGGLAREWFFLMSKEMFNPYYGLFEYSATDNYTLQINPNSGLCNEDHLTYFKFIGRVAGMAVFHGKLLDAFFIRPFYKMMLQKPITLQDMESVDSEYFNSLKWILDNDPEDLDLRFTIDEELFGETRQHDLKPDGSEIVVTNENKREYIDLVMQWRFVNRIQKQMTAFKEGFFELIPRDLIRIFDGNELELLMCGLGDVDVNDWRQNTKYKNGYCGDHMVIQWFWKTVLLMDAEKRIRLLQFVTGTSRVPMNGFAELYGSNGPQLFTIEQWGTSDKLPRAHTCFNRLDLPPYESFEELREKLNIAIENAQGFDGVD; the protein is encoded by the exons ATGGCACGTCAGCTCCGCTTGCATTTCGCGTCAAGACGAAGCAACACGGACCCCCTCTCTGAAGGCCTCAGCTGCCATGGTGAGGAAAGCAGAGTCAGTGTGTCAGCGCACGGCCCCGCAGAGAATCTGGCGCACAGCTCAGTCCACTTGAAGGTGACTCCTCTGTCACCAGAGTTTGCCAGCAGTCAAAGCTCTTCAGTCTTCATATCCAGGGTTAATTCCGGAGGCTGCAACAAGAAGAGCGTTCTGCAAATCTCGCTGCAGCCGTGCGGAAAACCAAGCGGCGAGTTGGAAGGGAGCGTGGAGGATGGAGAGGCCGGCGTTGGTGTCGGTTCTGACGGAGGATCGTGCAACAGCAGCATGGCCAGCGACGCCGGGtactgcagcagcaacagcatctTTGAGCCAGAGCTTCCAGAAAAGCACAGGAGCAGCCAGGAGAGGCCCCAGGTCTGCCGCAGGTCCAAGGTCCCATTGCGGCGGTGCTCTTCCCTAGTCATTATTCCAAGGAGCCCTTGCAGCACGCCGCCCGCGTCTCCCGTAGGCTCTGCGGCTCTGTTTGCTCTGCCCCCGTTACGGGGATCTCAGCAGCCGGTTCTCCAGGCACCTGCCAGTGAATTCCTCCAAGCAGACGAAGAAGTGACGAGTAAAGAGCCGAACGGCCCTTCTCTAAGTGGCCACAATCAGCCAAAAGGAAACTACTCTTCCGAGTTTAGGGACTCAAAACACACGGTACACTTTAACATCCCGCTAGAGGATGAACCAAAATGCAAACTGGAGGACAAGACTGCAGTTATGGAGCAGTCGTCTAATCTTCACTCTAGCAGCGTGATGCTACGCTTTGCCCACCAAAGACCAATGGCATCGGCAAAACGAGCCGCATCTGTGGCTTCGGGCAGTTCACAACTCCCCGATGCTCATTACCCGGCTGGACTCTCTGAAAGACAAGGCGAAGCCCACAAAAAACTTTATCGGAGTACCTCTGCTTGCTTGTTTTCCTCATCTAAGCAACCTGAGAAAAACAGTAGGGTCTGTTCATCGGGGAAGGGTCAAGGGAAACACTGTCATCGTGCCATTCAGAGGAGCTTTTCCCTTGAGGTGCCTTACGCTAACACCGGGATTTCATGTCACGTTTCAAACCCAAAACTCAGCAGCCCTCTTTCTCCACATGTACACATTCATTTGTCTCCTTGCTGCCCTGCAAAGGTTCCCGCTTACCCCGACAACTTCAAAAAGAGCCACAAAGGAAACAGGGAG ACACGTGATGACTTTCTTGGACAGGTGGACGTTCCTTTAAATCAGATACCG ACAGAAAATCCTAACGCACAAAGACCATACACATTCAAGGATTTTCTGCTCCACCCACGAAG CCATAAGtccagggtcaaaggtcatctaCGTCTCAAAATGACCTACCTGCCGAAGAACTTGGGCTCAGAAGAGGAGACGGCAGATCAGACAGAGGACTCAGAT CCAGGCTGGGAGCTTCTGGATCAGGACATGTCGGGCCCCAGGCAGAGTCAGctgctgcctcctcttcctccgggCTGGGAGGAGCGGCAGGACAACCTCGGCAGGAACTACTTCGTCAACCACGTGACCAGAACCACGCAGTGGCACCGGCCCACCATGCA GCAGGTCATCGAGGAGAGTCACCGGCCGCAGAACAATAACACAGATGTGGAACCTGCCTTCATTACACGCAGACAGATCTCAGAGCACGATGAGAACGCCACACCGCAGGAGTCTCCAGAG AGCTGGGAGATCATCACCGAGGACGAATCCACTTTGTACCCCAGAAACCATCAGCTCACATCAACTTCCTCCAGCGAGCCGCCGGCGTTCTCCTCGTTCAGCGACGAGAACAGGAACCTTTGTGTTTCACGATCCACAACTAGAGAGCTGCGCAGTTCACAGAAT AATCAAATGAGTAATTCAAACCATTCCAGCCTCAGAGAAAGTTCTCAGACTTCTGCAAGAGAGGAACAACCTATCAGTCCCGTG TTACTTCCCTCGTCACCTCAGTTGCCTCCAGGCTGGGAGGAGAAGCGTGACAATAAAGGAAGACGCTACTATGTCAACCACAACACCCGAACCACCACATGGGTGCGTCCAGTCATTCAG AAACCTGCAGACTCACCAGCAGCACCGGCGGCAGCAGCGGCACCGGCGGCAGCGGCACCGGCGGCAGCGGCACCGGCGGCAGCGGCACCGGCGGCAGCGGCACCGGCGGCAGCGGCACCGGCGGCGGCACCACAGAGTGAATCTGCGCCGCCTCAGAACTCCAGCCCGCCGTCCCAGCCGGCGGCGGTCAGCCCTGCAGACGCCACTCAGCCCGGACCGAGCGCAGAGGCCTCCGCTGATTTCGGCTCCTTACCGCAGGGCTGGGAGGTGCGCAGCGCTCCGAACGGAAGACCTTTTTTTATCAATCACAACACAAAGACGACCACCTGG GAAGATCCCAGGCTTAGGATTCCTGTGCAGAAGAGGAGGACCGGCTCACTCGACCCCAAAGACCTCGGCCCGCTGCCA CCTGGATGGGAGGAGCGGATCCACGGAGATGGCAGGATATTCTACATTGATCACA aCACCAAAGTCACACAGTGGGAAGATCCCAGATTGCAGAACTCGGCTATAACTGGTCCA GCTGTGCCTTACTCTCGAGATTACAAGCAGAAGTACGAGTATTTCAGAAAGAAGCTGATCAAACCG GCCGACATCCCGAACCGCTTTGAGCTGAAGCTGAAACGAAACTCGGTGCTGGAGGATTCCTACAGACGCATCCTGGCGGTGAAGCGGCCGGAGCTGCTGAAGGCTCGACTGTGGGTGGAGTTCGAGGGAGAAAAGGGCCTGGACTACGGCGGCTTGGCCAGAGAGTGGTTCTTCCTCATGTCCAAGGAGATGTTCAACCCGTACTATGGACTGTTCGAGTATTCTGCCAC AGACAACTACACGCTGCAGATCAACCCCAACTCCGGTTTGTGTAATGAAGACCACCTCACCTACTTCAAGTTTATTGGTCGTGTGGCTGGCATGGCGGTGTTTCACGGCAAACTCCTTGATG CATTCTTCATCCGGCCGTTCTACAAGATGATGCTGCAGAAGCCGATCACTCTGCAGGACATGGAGTCTGTC GACAGCGAGTACTTTAACTCCTTAAAGTGGATTTTGGACAACGACCCGGAGGATTTGGACCTGAGGTTCACCATTGATGAGGAGCTGTTTGGAGAG ACTCGCCAGCATGACCTGAAACCGGATGGCTCTGAGATTGTTGTCACTAATGAAAACAAGAGGGAATACATCGA CCTGGTGATGCAGTGGAGATTTGTGAACAGAATACAGAAACAGATGACGGCTTTCAAAGAG ggATTCTTTGAGCTGATACCAAGGGATCTGATCAGGATTTTTGATGGGAATGAGCTTGAG ctGCTCATGTGCGGCCTGGGAGACGTGGACGTGAACGACTGGAGGCAGAACACCAAGTACAAGAACGGTTACTGTGGCGACCACATGGTCATCCAGTGGTTCTGGAAA ACGGTGCTGCTGATGGACGCAGAAAAGAGAATCCGGCTCCTGCAGTTTGTGACGGGGACGTCCAGAGTCCCGATGAACGGGTTCGCAGAACTTTATG GCTCTAACGGACCGCAGCTGTTTACCATCGAGCAATGGGGAACCAGTGATAAACTTCCCAGAGCCCACACCTG CTTCAACCGTCTGGACCTCCCTCCTTACGAGTCGTTCGAGGAGCTCAGGGAGAAGCTCAACATCGCCATCGAGAACGCCCAGGGCTTCGACGGCGTCGACTAA
- the nedd4a gene encoding E3 ubiquitin-protein ligase NEDD4-like isoform X3: MMAAVPASQIRGLPADEEASRILQVKVIAGIGLAKKDILGARSQENRSVYHDPYTRLSLYDPVNGEITSLQTKTIKKTLDPKWNEVFYFRVNPRKHRLLFEVFDENRLTRDDFLGQVDVPLNQIPTENPNAQRPYTFKDFLLHPRSHKSRVKGHLRLKMTYLPKNLGSEEETADQTEDSDPGWELLDQDMSGPRQSQLLPPLPPGWEERQDNLGRNYFVNHVTRTTQWHRPTMQQVIEESHRPQNNNTDVEPAFITRRQISEHDENATPQESPESWEIITEDESTLYPRNHQLTSTSSSEPPAFSSFSDENRNLCVSRSTTRELRSSQNNQMSNSNHSSLRESSQTSAREEQPISPVLLPSSPQLPPGWEEKRDNKGRRYYVNHNTRTTTWVRPVIQKPADSPAAPAAAAAPAAAAPAAAAPAAAAPAAAAPAAAAPAAAPQSESAPPQNSSPPSQPAAVSPADATQPGPSAEASADFGSLPQGWEVRSAPNGRPFFINHNTKTTTWEDPRLRIPVQKRRTGSLDPKDLGPLPPGWEERIHGDGRIFYIDHNTKVTQWEDPRLQNSAITGPAVPYSRDYKQKYEYFRKKLIKPADIPNRFELKLKRNSVLEDSYRRILAVKRPELLKARLWVEFEGEKGLDYGGLAREWFFLMSKEMFNPYYGLFEYSATDNYTLQINPNSGLCNEDHLTYFKFIGRVAGMAVFHGKLLDAFFIRPFYKMMLQKPITLQDMESVDSEYFNSLKWILDNDPEDLDLRFTIDEELFGETRQHDLKPDGSEIVVTNENKREYIDLVMQWRFVNRIQKQMTAFKEGFFELIPRDLIRIFDGNELELLMCGLGDVDVNDWRQNTKYKNGYCGDHMVIQWFWKTVLLMDAEKRIRLLQFVTGTSRVPMNGFAELYGSNGPQLFTIEQWGTSDKLPRAHTCFNRLDLPPYESFEELREKLNIAIENAQGFDGVD; this comes from the exons gtgaATCCCAGAAAGCATCGGCTGCTGTTTGAGGTGTTTGATGAGAACAGACTG ACACGTGATGACTTTCTTGGACAGGTGGACGTTCCTTTAAATCAGATACCG ACAGAAAATCCTAACGCACAAAGACCATACACATTCAAGGATTTTCTGCTCCACCCACGAAG CCATAAGtccagggtcaaaggtcatctaCGTCTCAAAATGACCTACCTGCCGAAGAACTTGGGCTCAGAAGAGGAGACGGCAGATCAGACAGAGGACTCAGAT CCAGGCTGGGAGCTTCTGGATCAGGACATGTCGGGCCCCAGGCAGAGTCAGctgctgcctcctcttcctccgggCTGGGAGGAGCGGCAGGACAACCTCGGCAGGAACTACTTCGTCAACCACGTGACCAGAACCACGCAGTGGCACCGGCCCACCATGCA GCAGGTCATCGAGGAGAGTCACCGGCCGCAGAACAATAACACAGATGTGGAACCTGCCTTCATTACACGCAGACAGATCTCAGAGCACGATGAGAACGCCACACCGCAGGAGTCTCCAGAG AGCTGGGAGATCATCACCGAGGACGAATCCACTTTGTACCCCAGAAACCATCAGCTCACATCAACTTCCTCCAGCGAGCCGCCGGCGTTCTCCTCGTTCAGCGACGAGAACAGGAACCTTTGTGTTTCACGATCCACAACTAGAGAGCTGCGCAGTTCACAGAAT AATCAAATGAGTAATTCAAACCATTCCAGCCTCAGAGAAAGTTCTCAGACTTCTGCAAGAGAGGAACAACCTATCAGTCCCGTG TTACTTCCCTCGTCACCTCAGTTGCCTCCAGGCTGGGAGGAGAAGCGTGACAATAAAGGAAGACGCTACTATGTCAACCACAACACCCGAACCACCACATGGGTGCGTCCAGTCATTCAG AAACCTGCAGACTCACCAGCAGCACCGGCGGCAGCAGCGGCACCGGCGGCAGCGGCACCGGCGGCAGCGGCACCGGCGGCAGCGGCACCGGCGGCAGCGGCACCGGCGGCAGCGGCACCGGCGGCGGCACCACAGAGTGAATCTGCGCCGCCTCAGAACTCCAGCCCGCCGTCCCAGCCGGCGGCGGTCAGCCCTGCAGACGCCACTCAGCCCGGACCGAGCGCAGAGGCCTCCGCTGATTTCGGCTCCTTACCGCAGGGCTGGGAGGTGCGCAGCGCTCCGAACGGAAGACCTTTTTTTATCAATCACAACACAAAGACGACCACCTGG GAAGATCCCAGGCTTAGGATTCCTGTGCAGAAGAGGAGGACCGGCTCACTCGACCCCAAAGACCTCGGCCCGCTGCCA CCTGGATGGGAGGAGCGGATCCACGGAGATGGCAGGATATTCTACATTGATCACA aCACCAAAGTCACACAGTGGGAAGATCCCAGATTGCAGAACTCGGCTATAACTGGTCCA GCTGTGCCTTACTCTCGAGATTACAAGCAGAAGTACGAGTATTTCAGAAAGAAGCTGATCAAACCG GCCGACATCCCGAACCGCTTTGAGCTGAAGCTGAAACGAAACTCGGTGCTGGAGGATTCCTACAGACGCATCCTGGCGGTGAAGCGGCCGGAGCTGCTGAAGGCTCGACTGTGGGTGGAGTTCGAGGGAGAAAAGGGCCTGGACTACGGCGGCTTGGCCAGAGAGTGGTTCTTCCTCATGTCCAAGGAGATGTTCAACCCGTACTATGGACTGTTCGAGTATTCTGCCAC AGACAACTACACGCTGCAGATCAACCCCAACTCCGGTTTGTGTAATGAAGACCACCTCACCTACTTCAAGTTTATTGGTCGTGTGGCTGGCATGGCGGTGTTTCACGGCAAACTCCTTGATG CATTCTTCATCCGGCCGTTCTACAAGATGATGCTGCAGAAGCCGATCACTCTGCAGGACATGGAGTCTGTC GACAGCGAGTACTTTAACTCCTTAAAGTGGATTTTGGACAACGACCCGGAGGATTTGGACCTGAGGTTCACCATTGATGAGGAGCTGTTTGGAGAG ACTCGCCAGCATGACCTGAAACCGGATGGCTCTGAGATTGTTGTCACTAATGAAAACAAGAGGGAATACATCGA CCTGGTGATGCAGTGGAGATTTGTGAACAGAATACAGAAACAGATGACGGCTTTCAAAGAG ggATTCTTTGAGCTGATACCAAGGGATCTGATCAGGATTTTTGATGGGAATGAGCTTGAG ctGCTCATGTGCGGCCTGGGAGACGTGGACGTGAACGACTGGAGGCAGAACACCAAGTACAAGAACGGTTACTGTGGCGACCACATGGTCATCCAGTGGTTCTGGAAA ACGGTGCTGCTGATGGACGCAGAAAAGAGAATCCGGCTCCTGCAGTTTGTGACGGGGACGTCCAGAGTCCCGATGAACGGGTTCGCAGAACTTTATG GCTCTAACGGACCGCAGCTGTTTACCATCGAGCAATGGGGAACCAGTGATAAACTTCCCAGAGCCCACACCTG CTTCAACCGTCTGGACCTCCCTCCTTACGAGTCGTTCGAGGAGCTCAGGGAGAAGCTCAACATCGCCATCGAGAACGCCCAGGGCTTCGACGGCGTCGACTAA